In Lycium ferocissimum isolate CSIRO_LF1 chromosome 11, AGI_CSIRO_Lferr_CH_V1, whole genome shotgun sequence, a single genomic region encodes these proteins:
- the LOC132037792 gene encoding probable 1-acylglycerol-3-phosphate O-acyltransferase isoform X2 yields MSIGLRRLMKMAEQINSSTTAAEAKKWSFWPSVFRWIPTSTDHIIAAEKRLLSLVRTPYTQEQVNIGSGPPGSKVRWFRSVSNEPRFINTVTFDSKEGSPTLVMVHGYGASQGFFFRNFDALAKHFKVIAIDQLGWGGSSRPDFTCRSTEETEDWFIDSFEEWRKAKNLSNFILLGHSFGGYVAAKYALKHPEHVQQLVLVGPAGFTSQTEHMSERMTKFRATWKGAVLNHLWESNFTPMKIIRGVGPWGPDLVRRYTNSRFSSYSNGDDLTEEESRLLSAKPSGELCLKYIFSFGAFAKSPLLYRAPDWKVPTAFIYGHQDWMNYQGAEQARKNMKVPCEIIRVPQAGHFVFLENTVAFHSAVLYACRRFISPQEDNNSLPEGLISV; encoded by the exons ATGAGCATAGGGTTAAGGAGGTTGATGAAAATGGCAGaacaaatcaattcatcaacaacagcTGCGGAAGCGAAAAAGTGGTCATTTTGGCCGTCAGTTTTTCGGTGGATACCTACATCTACTGACCATATCATTGCTGCCGAAAAAcgccttctttctcttgttag GACTCCTTATACTCAAGAGCAGGTCAACATTGGGTCTGGTCCACCAGGTTCAAAAGTTAGATGGTTTCGATCGGTGAGCAATGAACCAAGATTTATCAATACTGTTACTTTTGACAGCAAAGAGGGTTCTCCTACTCTTGTTATGGTCCATGGATATGGTGCCTCTCAAGGTTTCTTCTTTCGGAATTTTGATGCCCTTGCAAAGCATTTCAAAGTTATTGCTATTGATCAGCTTGG TTGGGGTGGATCAAGCAGGCCTGACTTCACATGCAGAAGTACTGAAG AGACTGAGGATTGGTTTATTGATTCCTTTGAGGAGTGGCGCAAAGCCAAAAATCTTAGCAACTTTATTTTGCTTGGGCACTCTTTTGGAGGGTATGTCGCTGCAAAATATGCTCTCAAG CATCCTGAGCATGTTCAGCAGTTGGTTCTGGTAGGACCAGCTGGATTTACATCACAGACTGAACATATGTCCGAGCGGATGACCAAGTTCAGAGCAACATGGAAGGGAGCTGTCTTGAATCATCTTTGGGAGTCTAATTTTACCCCGATGAAAATTATCAG AGGCGTAGGCCCATGGGGTCCAGACCTTGTTCGCAGATACACAAATTCTAGATTTAGTTCATATTCCAATGGAGATGATTTAACTGAGGAGGAGTCCAGACTACTGTCAG CAAAACCGAGTGGGGAGCTAtgcttaaaatatatattttcctttgGAGCATTTGCCAAGAGTCCTCTTTTATACAG AGCACCAGATTGGAAGGTGCCAACAGCTTTCATATATGGACaccaagattggatgaattaCCAAGGAGCGGAACAGGCGAGGAAGAATATGAAGGTTCCATGTGAAATCATTAGGGTCCCTcag GCTGGTCACTTTGTATTTTTGGAAAACACAGTTGCATTCCATTCTGCTGTACTCTATGCTTGCCGTAGATTTATCTCACCACAGGAGGACAATAACTCGCTCCCTGAAGGCTTGATATCTGTCTGA
- the LOC132037792 gene encoding probable 1-acylglycerol-3-phosphate O-acyltransferase isoform X1 has product MSIGLRRLMKMAEQINSSTTAAEAKKWSFWPSVFRWIPTSTDHIIAAEKRLLSLVRTPYTQEQVNIGSGPPGSKVRWFRSVSNEPRFINTVTFDSKEGSPTLVMVHGYGASQGFFFRNFDALAKHFKVIAIDQLGWGGSSRPDFTCRSTEETEDWFIDSFEEWRKAKNLSNFILLGHSFGGYVAAKYALKHPEHVQQLVLVGPAGFTSQTEHMSERMTKFRATWKGAVLNHLWESNFTPMKIIRGVGPWGPDLVRRYTNSRFSSYSNGDDLTEEESRLLSDYVYHTLAAKPSGELCLKYIFSFGAFAKSPLLYRAPDWKVPTAFIYGHQDWMNYQGAEQARKNMKVPCEIIRVPQAGHFVFLENTVAFHSAVLYACRRFISPQEDNNSLPEGLISV; this is encoded by the exons ATGAGCATAGGGTTAAGGAGGTTGATGAAAATGGCAGaacaaatcaattcatcaacaacagcTGCGGAAGCGAAAAAGTGGTCATTTTGGCCGTCAGTTTTTCGGTGGATACCTACATCTACTGACCATATCATTGCTGCCGAAAAAcgccttctttctcttgttag GACTCCTTATACTCAAGAGCAGGTCAACATTGGGTCTGGTCCACCAGGTTCAAAAGTTAGATGGTTTCGATCGGTGAGCAATGAACCAAGATTTATCAATACTGTTACTTTTGACAGCAAAGAGGGTTCTCCTACTCTTGTTATGGTCCATGGATATGGTGCCTCTCAAGGTTTCTTCTTTCGGAATTTTGATGCCCTTGCAAAGCATTTCAAAGTTATTGCTATTGATCAGCTTGG TTGGGGTGGATCAAGCAGGCCTGACTTCACATGCAGAAGTACTGAAG AGACTGAGGATTGGTTTATTGATTCCTTTGAGGAGTGGCGCAAAGCCAAAAATCTTAGCAACTTTATTTTGCTTGGGCACTCTTTTGGAGGGTATGTCGCTGCAAAATATGCTCTCAAG CATCCTGAGCATGTTCAGCAGTTGGTTCTGGTAGGACCAGCTGGATTTACATCACAGACTGAACATATGTCCGAGCGGATGACCAAGTTCAGAGCAACATGGAAGGGAGCTGTCTTGAATCATCTTTGGGAGTCTAATTTTACCCCGATGAAAATTATCAG AGGCGTAGGCCCATGGGGTCCAGACCTTGTTCGCAGATACACAAATTCTAGATTTAGTTCATATTCCAATGGAGATGATTTAACTGAGGAGGAGTCCAGACTACTGTCAG attatgtatACCATACTTTGGCAGCAAAACCGAGTGGGGAGCTAtgcttaaaatatatattttcctttgGAGCATTTGCCAAGAGTCCTCTTTTATACAG AGCACCAGATTGGAAGGTGCCAACAGCTTTCATATATGGACaccaagattggatgaattaCCAAGGAGCGGAACAGGCGAGGAAGAATATGAAGGTTCCATGTGAAATCATTAGGGTCCCTcag GCTGGTCACTTTGTATTTTTGGAAAACACAGTTGCATTCCATTCTGCTGTACTCTATGCTTGCCGTAGATTTATCTCACCACAGGAGGACAATAACTCGCTCCCTGAAGGCTTGATATCTGTCTGA
- the LOC132037792 gene encoding 1-acylglycerol-3-phosphate O-acyltransferase isoform X4: protein MSIGLRRLMKMAEQINSSTTAAEAKKWSFWPSVFRWIPTSTDHIIAAEKRLLSLVRTPYTQEQVNIGSGPPGSKVRWFRSVSNEPRFINTVTFDSKEGSPTLVMVHGYGASQGFFFRNFDALAKHFKVIAIDQLGWGGSSRPDFTCRSTEETEDWFIDSFEEWRKAKNLSNFILLGHSFGGYVAAKYALKHPEHVQQLVLVGPAGFTSQTEHMSERMTKFRATWKGAVLNHLWESNFTPMKIIRGVGPWGPDLVRRYTNSRFSSYSNGDDLTEEESRLLSAKPSGELCLKYIFSFGAFAKSPLLYRKRKNIKIVKMSKTICAAQ from the exons ATGAGCATAGGGTTAAGGAGGTTGATGAAAATGGCAGaacaaatcaattcatcaacaacagcTGCGGAAGCGAAAAAGTGGTCATTTTGGCCGTCAGTTTTTCGGTGGATACCTACATCTACTGACCATATCATTGCTGCCGAAAAAcgccttctttctcttgttag GACTCCTTATACTCAAGAGCAGGTCAACATTGGGTCTGGTCCACCAGGTTCAAAAGTTAGATGGTTTCGATCGGTGAGCAATGAACCAAGATTTATCAATACTGTTACTTTTGACAGCAAAGAGGGTTCTCCTACTCTTGTTATGGTCCATGGATATGGTGCCTCTCAAGGTTTCTTCTTTCGGAATTTTGATGCCCTTGCAAAGCATTTCAAAGTTATTGCTATTGATCAGCTTGG TTGGGGTGGATCAAGCAGGCCTGACTTCACATGCAGAAGTACTGAAG AGACTGAGGATTGGTTTATTGATTCCTTTGAGGAGTGGCGCAAAGCCAAAAATCTTAGCAACTTTATTTTGCTTGGGCACTCTTTTGGAGGGTATGTCGCTGCAAAATATGCTCTCAAG CATCCTGAGCATGTTCAGCAGTTGGTTCTGGTAGGACCAGCTGGATTTACATCACAGACTGAACATATGTCCGAGCGGATGACCAAGTTCAGAGCAACATGGAAGGGAGCTGTCTTGAATCATCTTTGGGAGTCTAATTTTACCCCGATGAAAATTATCAG AGGCGTAGGCCCATGGGGTCCAGACCTTGTTCGCAGATACACAAATTCTAGATTTAGTTCATATTCCAATGGAGATGATTTAACTGAGGAGGAGTCCAGACTACTGTCAG CAAAACCGAGTGGGGAGCTAtgcttaaaatatatattttcctttgGAGCATTTGCCAAGAGTCCTCTTTTATACAG GAAGAGGAAAAACATAAAGATAGTAAAAATGTCCAAGACAATATGTGCTGCTCAGTAA
- the LOC132037792 gene encoding 1-acylglycerol-3-phosphate O-acyltransferase isoform X3: MSIGLRRLMKMAEQINSSTTAAEAKKWSFWPSVFRWIPTSTDHIIAAEKRLLSLVRTPYTQEQVNIGSGPPGSKVRWFRSVSNEPRFINTVTFDSKEGSPTLVMVHGYGASQGFFFRNFDALAKHFKVIAIDQLGWGGSSRPDFTCRSTEETEDWFIDSFEEWRKAKNLSNFILLGHSFGGYVAAKYALKHPEHVQQLVLVGPAGFTSQTEHMSERMTKFRATWKGAVLNHLWESNFTPMKIIRGVGPWGPDLVRRYTNSRFSSYSNGDDLTEEESRLLSDYVYHTLAAKPSGELCLKYIFSFGAFAKSPLLYRKRKNIKIVKMSKTICAAQ, from the exons ATGAGCATAGGGTTAAGGAGGTTGATGAAAATGGCAGaacaaatcaattcatcaacaacagcTGCGGAAGCGAAAAAGTGGTCATTTTGGCCGTCAGTTTTTCGGTGGATACCTACATCTACTGACCATATCATTGCTGCCGAAAAAcgccttctttctcttgttag GACTCCTTATACTCAAGAGCAGGTCAACATTGGGTCTGGTCCACCAGGTTCAAAAGTTAGATGGTTTCGATCGGTGAGCAATGAACCAAGATTTATCAATACTGTTACTTTTGACAGCAAAGAGGGTTCTCCTACTCTTGTTATGGTCCATGGATATGGTGCCTCTCAAGGTTTCTTCTTTCGGAATTTTGATGCCCTTGCAAAGCATTTCAAAGTTATTGCTATTGATCAGCTTGG TTGGGGTGGATCAAGCAGGCCTGACTTCACATGCAGAAGTACTGAAG AGACTGAGGATTGGTTTATTGATTCCTTTGAGGAGTGGCGCAAAGCCAAAAATCTTAGCAACTTTATTTTGCTTGGGCACTCTTTTGGAGGGTATGTCGCTGCAAAATATGCTCTCAAG CATCCTGAGCATGTTCAGCAGTTGGTTCTGGTAGGACCAGCTGGATTTACATCACAGACTGAACATATGTCCGAGCGGATGACCAAGTTCAGAGCAACATGGAAGGGAGCTGTCTTGAATCATCTTTGGGAGTCTAATTTTACCCCGATGAAAATTATCAG AGGCGTAGGCCCATGGGGTCCAGACCTTGTTCGCAGATACACAAATTCTAGATTTAGTTCATATTCCAATGGAGATGATTTAACTGAGGAGGAGTCCAGACTACTGTCAG attatgtatACCATACTTTGGCAGCAAAACCGAGTGGGGAGCTAtgcttaaaatatatattttcctttgGAGCATTTGCCAAGAGTCCTCTTTTATACAG GAAGAGGAAAAACATAAAGATAGTAAAAATGTCCAAGACAATATGTGCTGCTCAGTAA